Sequence from the Ziziphus jujuba cultivar Dongzao chromosome 9, ASM3175591v1 genome:
gatgtacttgatgagttgtaccagaccagacttagcctacgcaataagtagactaagtagatacacgagtaatccaaatgaagatcattggaaagggatcgttagagtactaagataTCTACGATATACTCGTAAATACGGattgcactatacaagatatcctactgtattagaaggatacggTGATgtaaattggatatcagatataaaggattcaaaatctactagtggctatgtattcacattagcaggtgcagctgtgacatggaagtcctcgaaacaaactgtgatagctcgatccactatggaatccgagtttattgctctagataaatgtggtgaagaggcagaatggctatgccaatttttagaggacattccgaggtggcctaaacctgtgcctgcaataagtttacattgtgatagtcaatctgcgattggcagggcacagaatattatgtataatggaaagtctagacacattcgtcgtagacacaattgcattagacaattaatctcaactggagttatctcaatagactatgtaaagtcaaaagataacattgcggatccgctaaccaaaggattaaatagagaactagttgagaagtcatcgaggggaatgggattgaagcccgtgaataaaatcaatacgatggaaacccaacctagttgactggagatcccaagatctaggttcaatgggacaactcaattgtaaagactagtatgTATCACTgtggggggttaatcctctgcccattcctatgatgaaacaatgataaaaagaggttaagcataaaagtatgcttttaatgattcctataagcgtgtgtttagtaatctatgcataggtatgctgattataaaagaaataggaatcacctatgtgagagagaagagtggccgcttcaaaggagaattgtttagggcacaattctttagaaactctcgcagaaccagggaggtgttcagggccaacaatgaacacaacagtgagaactgaagtgtatcaggaaggaatcatgtgtgggctatgttgtcatttacacaaaacacgaaatggttcaaagatatcgcttcTACCATAAGTCAGTAAAGAAAATGTAGCCTCTCAAGGGAAgattcaaagagtaacatctacctatcctatgcaggttccgactgtagagctttaccactagagtcatgtttgtatttttaaatcaaatcattcatgtgggggattgttagagttgggcctaggcccacaagtgtgaatgatttgggtttttggttgttgagttttgttataataatttaaataaaataatattttgataatagtgGGAGAGAGTTTTATGGGAGAATAACTTCTtatgagagtttgaaggttACACAAACTGTaacgttcttttcaattttaatttttggaaggaaaaaatacagaaaaaaaaataatgataaagtgAAGGTACACAGAGAGTTAGAAGAAAAAAGCTTCAGAGGTGttgaatctgaaagcttttgcagccgttgtatcctgggagacgttcgctacaaaactcctgcaccggtgggcgtaaaacgtcttaaggacactgtggtatcacacaggcctcggtcaacctttctagaaagtacatcaatttcaaagacctacatgttctaaaatgctttatttattttgtatttatttttatttattttgtattaaattgtccacatgtatttacatatattcatctatgATATTTTCCCAACAAATCCTCCATTAATTTTTCagatttaaaaatttctattagCACCCTATAATGGATGGATGTGAGTAATATAGGTGAGAAAGCTTTGAATGAAACaacaatcaagaaaaaaaaatgatttttttaaacatgataagagatatattttaaatttgaagaatGAAATTGTGTTTAAGTGCATTGATATTAACCCTTCTTGCCTAGTGGAACCCAAATAAACAGTGCAATAAATAATTTCCTTTACCATCAgagattattaaatattttaaaaaataataataataggttaTATCCAAAGGAATCTCTATCTATATCACATTCACATGTCAATGAACTAAGTTATTAAACTGAAACTGTTTACTCATTCACTAGAGCTTCagcagaaagaagaaagaatggAAAAGATACAGCACTCAACGATTAAAACAAATGGGATAAACATGCACATCGCCTCAATCGGAACAGGACCGGCGGTGCTCTTGCTTCACGGCTTCCCCGAGCTCTGGTACTCGTGGCGTCACCAGCTCCTCTCCCTCTCCTACCTCGGTTACCGTGCTATTGCTCCGGACCTCCGCGGCTTCGGCGACTCCGACGCCCCCCCATTACCGGCTTCCTACACTGGCCTACACATTGTGGGCGATCTTGTGGGACTTCTTGACCACCTGGGTATCGACCAGGTCTTCTTGGCGGGCCACGACTGGGGAGCCGTGATCGCTTGGTATTTCAGCTTGTTCAGACCTGACAGGGTCAAGGCCGTGATTATCTTGAGCGTCCCTTACTGGCCAAGGAACCCAGCAGTCAAATTTGTTGAGGGGTTCAGGAATTTGTTTGGTGATGATTACTATATCTGCAGGTTTCAggtgtttaaaaaatttctttcgtTTATATTACTAGTTGcccaatttttaaattgattatattatatatacataattatatacattGTTCTGCTTTAATTATTCACTGCCAAAGGCTTTTTGTTGTTTAAGCTTATCAATACTAATGCAACTGGCCAGTCAATCCCAAAATATCACTATATAGATCACTATTCCTAGTGTttctgttggtttttttttttttgttttgagatCCCAGATCTCTCTGTTCCTTTGGAAGCCTAATTGTTTTCTTAATTCACTGTAATATAAGTTGaccttcctttcctttttttcattgTTAAAATCATTTCAGTAATTGTGTTACAAACTAATTATTGAATTGTGCTTTTATTAATTTAGGAACCCGGAGAGGCTGAAAAAGTTTTTGCTTCTCAAGATATTGAAAAACTGTTCGAGAAAGTCTTAACTATTGGTCCAGATCCTCGATGCGTATCCAAAGCATTAGGATTCGGAGATTTTGAAGCTCCAGGTCCTTTGCCCTCTTGGCTGTCACCAGATGACGTCAAATTCTATGCCACCACATTCAAAGAGACCGGCTTTACTGGAGGATTGAACTATTATCGATCGCTTGATCTGTATGTAATTTCTTACAGCTACTTTTACTGAATATgacataaattataatttatcatacaatagtattttattttattttattttattttatttttttggtggagTATACAATATGTAAGGCAACAGTAACAGTAATAGTGAGATATGGGGATGATTAATAAGCTTATGCTAAACTTAACCATTTCACTTTCATaatcattttcatcattttgGTTGTGGTTTCAGAACTTGGGATCTCACAGCAGCATGGACTGGAGCACAAATCAAAGTGCCGGCGAAGTTCATCTCGGGGGATCAGGATATCGTGTACAATATTCCGGGCATCAAGGAATATATACACAACGGCGGGTTCAACAGAGACGTACCCTCCTTGGAAGTGGTTGTAATGGAAGGAGTAGGTCACTTTATCAACCAAGAAAAACCAGACCAAGTCACCGCTCACATTTACGAATTCATCAAGAAGTTCTGAACCCATCTGCGAGATCAGCACCATAATAAAGATTCCCTCTTTGTATCTTGTATGAGATTTTCTTTTGCCAAATCTATTCGGCTGCTgttttcttcttaattattGAAATGGTTCATTAATAAAGTTTCCCTCTTTGTATCTTGTATGAGATTTTCTTTTGCCGAATCTATTCAGTTGCTGTTTTCATCTTAATTATTGAAATGGTGCATTACTATTTCCTCGTGATTTTCTAAGTTGTTGCTTCTAAGTTTCTAACAGTAACGGATTATAAACAAATGCAATACGCTAGCATGCTTAAATTATAACAAAGAGATTTAGATTCTCTTCTATCTCATTTATATTGTTCAATCCCAAAGTTCtgcactttatttatttattttttttattttttattttgtgtaaaAATTAGGAAACCTGAATGTCCGAATTccttattattactattactattatgAAGAATGTTGAATAATATGCATCAAAACCTCACTAAACATTTTATACTCTTTTTGAGAtccccattatatatatatatatatatatatatgtgtgtgtgtgtgtgtgtgtgtgtgtgtgtgtgtgtgtgtgtgtgtgttatgaATAGAAAAGTATATTATATTAgaatagttataaaaaaaactacTGTATTTTAAACCTAGCTCTAATTTGGTGAAGGTAGTATATACTATATAGAAGTATAGAACCTACCTTCCATACCGaactattaaaattcaaaaattatggTAATTTCACATTTGAAGAGTGTGTATAAGGTTAATTTTTGCAGTGCACATAGAGCCAACCTATATTACTGCcacttcttaaaaaaataaaaaaataaaaaccctataATATTGCCACCACACCGGCCCCCGCCCGGCCGCCCCCCCAACAAccaaaaccaaccaaaaaaaacaaaagagccaACCTATTCCAAAAAacgtaaataaattaaagagcCAACCTATtccgaaaaataaaataaattaaacttataaagataataaaaaaaaatcgaataGAATATAGAGTTGAAGAAATTGATGATAGAAGCAAATCAGCTTACTCAATTGACTAATTGAAAGAGGGAAAGCAAAGAAATCCCAGATCATGATGCCTTATAATGGATTTTGATCCACTTGTTTATCCCAAAATTTGAATTAAGTAGTCTATTGTCTCccttttattcttaaaaaagaTTAAAGTTTGACTGATAATTTTTATCACAATAAttcataatgattttttttttttttttaaattcattgaaCCAGCTGAAAGTAATGAATTTGGTTCAAGTGTATTTGTTATAACGGAACGCCattgaataatttgaatttgtCCCGATTCGGAAATTTTGCACTCATTGTCTttgaaaaaagaaggaaagcaAATCCAATTACAAGAACGAAGCAAGCGAAAGAAGAAATCTGGTCAtcagaaaaatgaagaagataAGAACATTCAACTTCTATTCAATATCACATAAACTATGATCATTCTAAAACATTAAAGTAAGCCCTTCAATTTTTACATCTTACAGTGTTGACTAACTTTGGCAGGGCTTACCCATCCACAGTGTGAAACTTAGCCTAATCCCAGATGAGGCCCTGGCCCTGGCCCAATTATGAATCATCATGAATCTTACAATCTTCGATTCGGGCTGGACTTGCATTGAATTTGAGTCCCCTTTTTTTCACCTTTTTATTATCTCCTGGACAAATTTCGTTTAAGCTGACTTTATTtgcagaagaaagaaagaaaataagaattctaaaagattgaagaaaatttctattaaaaattcttgaattttttttattttcgagCCTCACAAAAAGATGACCCACACAAGTGGGATTCTCACGAAACGCACTTACTTGTGAGATTTGGGAGTATACTATGGGAAATTTTGTCTCCTTCTAAAGAGTATTCCATTCAAGTCCTCCATTAACTTTTcagatttaaaaatttcaattagcACCCTATAATGGATGGATGTGAGTAATATAGATGAGAAAGGTTTGAATGAAACAAGaatcaagaaaaataataattttttaagacgTGATAAgagatatattttaaatttgaagaatGAAATTGTGTTTTAGTGCATTGATATTAACGGTTCTCACCCAGTGGAATCCAAATAAATTGTGCAATAAATAATTCCCATCAgaggttattaaatatttaaaaaataaataaaaattcataagtTATATCCAAAGGAATCTCTAGCCGTCTCACATTCACATGTCAATGAACTAAGTTATTAAACTGAAACGGTTTACTCTTTCAGTAGAGCTTCagcagaaagaagaaagaatggAAAAGATACAGCACTCAACGATTAAAACAAATGGGATAAACATGCACATCGCCTCAATCGGAACAGGTCCGCCGGTGCTCTTGCTTCACGGCTTCCCCGAGCTCTGGTACTCGTGGCGCCACCAGCTCCTCTCCCTCTCCTCCCTCGGTTACCGTGCTATTGCTCCGGATCTCCGGGGCTTCGGCGACTCCGACGCGCCCCCATCTCCGGCTTCCTACACTGCCCCATTCATTGTGGGCGATCTCGTGGGCCTTCTTGACCATCTGGGCATCGACCAGGTCTTCTTGGTGGGCCACGACTGGGGAGCTGCGGTCGCTTGGTATTTTAGCTTGTTCAGGCCCGACAGAGTCAAGGCCGTGATTAACTTGAGCGTCCCTTACTTGCCCAGGAACCCAGCAGGCAAATTTGTTGAAGGCTTCAGAGCTTTGTTTGGCGATGATTACTATTTCTGCAGGTTTCAGGTGCTTAAGaaattgcttttgtttatatTACTAGTTGCCCAATTTTtgaattgattatattttttatgtataattaTATGCATTGTTCTGCTTCAATTATTCACTGCCTAAGGCTTATTTTGTTTAAACTGATCAATATTAATGCAACTGGCTAGTCGATCCCAAATATTACTTTATAGATTAGTATTCCTATTGTTtctattggttttttttgttgcttcTAATCAAAGCGTTTTTGAGATCTCAGATCTCTCTGTTCCTTTGGAAGCCTAATTGTTTTCTTAGTTCATTGTAATATAAGTTGACTTTTCACGCCcttttttcctttgttaaatCATTTCAGTAATTGTGTTACAAACTAATTATTGAATTGTGCTTCCATTAATTTAGGAATCTGGAGAGGCTGAAAAAGATTTTGCTTCTCAAGATACTAAAATACTGTTCAAGAAATTCTTAACAAGTTTTGGTCCAGTTCCTCTATGCATATCCAAAGAATTAGGTTTCAGAGGCTTAAAAGCTCCAGATGCTTTGCCCTCTTGGCTGTCGGAAGATGACATCGATTACTATGCCACCAAATTCGACAAGACCGGCTTCACTGGAGGATTGAACTATTATCGATCTTTTGATCTGTATGCAATTTCTTACAGCTACCTTTACTGAATATGACATCAATTGTAATTTATCAtacaatagattttttttaaaaaaaaaattttattttttttgtgcgCAATACAATCAATTTCATCATTTTGTTTGTGGTTTCAGAACTTGGGATCTCACAGCAGCATGGACTGGAGCACAAATCAAAGTGCCGGCAAAGTTCATCGTGGGGGATCAAGATATCGTGTACAATATTCCGGGCATCAAGGAATATATACACAACGGCGGGTTCAACAGAGACGTACCCTTCTTGCAAGAAGTGGTTGTAATGGAAGGAGTGGCTCACTTTATCAACCAAGAAAAACCAGACGAAGTCACCACTCACATCTACGATTTCATCAAGAAGTTCTGAACCCCACCTGCGAGATCAGCACCATAATAAAGTTTCCCTCTTTGTATTTTGTATGAGATTTTCCCTGGACGAATATATTCAGCTGCTGTTTTCTTCTCAATTGTTGAAATAGTGCATTATTATTTCCTCGTGATTTTCTAAGTTGTTGCTTCTAAGTTTCTAACAATAACGGATTATAAAGAAATGCACCAGGCTAACATGCTTAAATTATAACAAAGAGATTTGGATGCtcttctttctcatttttattgttCAATCCCAAAGTTCTGTGCTCTCCATTACTTTTTCTTGTAAAAATTAGGAAACTGCACTCATTGTCTttgaaaaaggaaggaaagcaAATCCAGTAACAAGAACGAAACAAAAGGAGAAATCTGGTTATCAGAAAAATGGCGAAGATAAGAGAATTCAATTATTACTGCCAATGGCATAAAAATGCGCATTGCATCAATTGTAACAGGTCATAAGGTAGTGCTTTTCCTTCATGACTTCCCTGACCTCTGGTACACGTGGCGCCACCAGCTCCTCTCCCTCTCCTCCCTTGGTTACCGTGCTATTCACGACGGCGACTCCGATGCACCATCATCCCCTGAATCTTACACAGCCCTCCACATTGTCTGCGACGTTATTGGGCTTCTCGATCATCTGGGTCTCGACTAGGTGTCCGAAGATGACATCAATTATTATGCAGCTCAATTCAACAAGCCTGGCTTCAGTGGAGGATTGAACTATTATCGATCGTCTGATCTGTATGTTTCTTAATTGCATTAATGCTGCCCTTCTATTCAATATCAGATAAACGATGATCAATTGCAGATATTCTAAATCATTAaagtaaaccttttttttttggttaggtgTTTACTCAAACATCATTGAATATCCTGCTTTGTAAGTTTTGTTACGACAATGGTTGGGACGGCCCTGTATGAAGAAGTATCTGTTCTGCTATAACATAGgtttcttaaataaatatcttaaaaACTAACTAATTGCTGAATTGTGCTTTAGGATCATGCAGGAGTTGTTGAAGAAGATTTTGCTTCGGATGAAATTACAACActaattaagaaattttttacaAACTTTTGGTCCACAACCCCTATGCGTACCCAAAGAAATAAGAATTGGATGTTTAAGAGCTCCAGATACCGAGCCTTTTAGGCTATTTGAAGATGATGCCAATTACTATGTTACCAAATTCAACAAGACAGGCTTCAATAGAGGACTGAATTATCATCGAGCAATGAATCTTTAATTGAATATGAGATAAATTAACAACCATGGTCATTCTAAATTGTGAGAGAGTAAAAGACATGAGTCAACAATCCAAAGTTCTATTTAtatgtgtttttgttttgggt
This genomic interval carries:
- the LOC107405967 gene encoding uncharacterized protein LOC107405967, which codes for MEKIQHSTIKTNGINMHIASIGTGPPVLLLHGFPELWYSWRHQLLSLSSLGYRAIAPDLRGFGDSDAPPSPASYTAPFIVGDLVGLLDHLGIDQVFLVGHDWGAAVAWYFSLFRPDRVKAVINLSVPYLPRNPAGKFVEGFRALFGDDYYFCRFQESGEAEKDFASQDTKILFKKFLTSFGPVPLCISKELGFRGLKAPDALPSWLSEDDIDYYATKFDKTGFTGGLNYYRSFDLTWDLTAAWTGAQIKVPAKFIVGDQDIVYNIPGIKEYIHNGGFNRDVPFLQEVVVMEGVAHFINQEKPDEVTTHIYDFIKKF
- the LOC107426279 gene encoding uncharacterized protein LOC107426279; this translates as MEKIQHSTIKTNGINMHIASIGTGPAVLLLHGFPELWYSWRHQLLSLSYLGYRAIAPDLRGFGDSDAPPLPASYTGLHIVGDLVGLLDHLGIDQVFLAGHDWGAVIAWYFSLFRPDRVKAVIILSVPYWPRNPAVKFVEGFRNLFGDDYYICRFQEPGEAEKVFASQDIEKLFEKVLTIGPDPRCVSKALGFGDFEAPGPLPSWLSPDDVKFYATTFKETGFTGGLNYYRSLDLTWDLTAAWTGAQIKVPAKFISGDQDIVYNIPGIKEYIHNGGFNRDVPSLEVVVMEGVGHFINQEKPDQVTAHIYEFIKKF